A window of Hymenobacter aerilatus contains these coding sequences:
- a CDS encoding protoporphyrinogen/coproporphyrinogen oxidase → MATSSASLPVIIIGAGMAGLTCANYLYRAGKPVLVLEAADAVGGRVRTDITPEGFRLDRGFQILLTRYPEVQRLMDYGALDLRAFQSGAVIQLHNGRETTLINPLRKPLAAFEALTSPIGSLADKLRIANMVRHVSKYTAGQLLSRNSSNQEDTLAYLCRNGFSERIIDTFFRPFFGGVFLDRQLRTAANFFEFVFQQFVVGDAAVPNLGIQVIPEQLAARLPTGSVRLNSPVSAVEGTHVRLWTDEVLEASAVVIATDGAAAQQLLPTSSPSTPTSEWRKTTCTYFAAPYSPGHGDKLLRLNAMPGALAHNVVFPSDAAPGYAPTGQTLISVNTHGAHGLTEEELLNRLRAELAAWFGPATAQWQHLRTYEIVHALPAYPAGQPYRQSLRLADNLYQCGDYTAYPSLNAAMATGREVAEMLLV, encoded by the coding sequence ATGGCTACTTCCTCTGCATCCCTACCTGTTATTATTATTGGCGCTGGTATGGCTGGGCTCACCTGCGCCAACTACCTGTACCGAGCCGGCAAACCCGTATTAGTGCTGGAGGCCGCTGACGCTGTAGGCGGCCGCGTACGCACCGACATCACGCCCGAAGGCTTTCGCCTTGACCGTGGCTTTCAGATCCTGCTCACGCGCTACCCCGAGGTGCAGCGCCTCATGGACTACGGCGCTCTGGACCTACGGGCTTTCCAGTCGGGCGCCGTTATTCAGTTGCACAATGGCCGGGAAACCACATTGATAAACCCGCTGCGGAAGCCGTTAGCAGCGTTTGAAGCCTTGACTTCGCCCATTGGCTCCCTCGCCGATAAGCTCCGCATTGCAAACATGGTGCGGCACGTGAGCAAGTATACCGCCGGCCAGCTTCTTAGCCGCAATTCTTCCAACCAGGAAGACACTCTAGCCTACCTGTGTCGCAACGGCTTTAGCGAACGAATCATTGATACTTTCTTCCGCCCATTTTTCGGCGGGGTATTCCTGGACCGGCAACTGCGCACAGCTGCCAACTTCTTTGAGTTTGTCTTTCAGCAATTTGTGGTAGGCGATGCTGCTGTACCTAACCTTGGTATACAGGTCATTCCGGAGCAGCTGGCGGCCCGCCTACCCACCGGTAGCGTGCGTCTCAACTCGCCCGTATCGGCTGTTGAGGGTACCCACGTACGCCTCTGGACAGACGAGGTACTAGAAGCCTCTGCCGTGGTAATCGCCACCGATGGCGCAGCGGCGCAGCAACTCCTACCTACCTCAAGTCCTAGTACGCCTACCTCTGAGTGGCGCAAAACTACTTGCACGTACTTTGCTGCGCCCTACTCCCCCGGCCACGGCGATAAACTTTTGCGACTCAATGCCATGCCGGGCGCACTGGCACACAACGTGGTGTTCCCCAGCGATGCAGCGCCCGGCTATGCTCCTACCGGTCAAACACTGATTTCGGTGAACACCCACGGCGCACACGGCCTCACAGAAGAAGAGCTACTGAATAGGCTGCGGGCCGAGTTGGCTGCTTGGTTTGGGCCAGCCACGGCCCAGTGGCAGCACCTGCGCACCTACGAAATTGTGCATGCCCTTCCCGCCTACCCGGCCGGGCAGCCCTACCGCCAGAGCCTCCGCCTAGCCGATAACCTCTACCAGTGCGGCGACTACACCGCGTATCCGTCGTTGAATGCTGCCATGGCCACCGGCCGCGAGGTGGCGGAGATGTTGTTGGTATAG